GGAGTTCAAGCTGTTAGAAGATCAGTTGGGCAGCGTGGACTTTTATAATACCTATTACCAGGAATTTTTAAAACTGGAAAGCTTTCCATCACAACTCCTGGAATACTTCAAAAATAAAACTGATGTTGAACTCATCGCTTTGCAAAAATTGCTTGATGAAAAAAAATGGACTGACGTTGAAGGAGGAATGATTTCACAACTTATTCAGAAGCTCGGCAAAATGGCATGGCTCAATCCCGATAAGGATAGAAAGGCGATTGCGGATTTTTTAAACGAAGAGTGGAAAGATTTCAGAAAGGATTTTAAAAAGGAAAAGTTTGATTTCACTTTACTGGAGCAGGGTGTACATGAATTTCGCAGGCAATTGCGGTGGTTCAGTATTTATGCGCAGGCGCTCGACGGATTGATTCAACTGAAAGACAATCCTGAACATGCCGCTGAACTGAGCAAATACCTTACACCGGAAATTCTGAATTCACCGTTTAATAAAATGCCGGCTGGCCAGGAGAGTGTTACTCCCATATATATTTCTGCGCCTGATTTCTATGTAACCAGTTGGTTGATCAATGAGATCGGCACATTGAAAGATGAGGGTTTGCGCATCCATACCCTTGTTGAAGCCATCAGTGCAACAGGAATGAAAAGTAAAACAGAAGCAACAGGTTATGCTGCTTCATTGCTTAAAGTAAGTCAAGAAGCAGGAAAAACTCTTTCAAAAAAGGCAAGCTCAGTTGCAGGAGAATTGATGGGGGAAATAAGTATGAAGTATGAATAGTCTGGTGTTAAACCTGAATTGCAGTCAACTTTAGCAGGGTTTGCAGTTGTAATTCACAAGGAGGTTACAGGTGCTGACCCTGCCAAAGTTTACTCCACTGAGTGATAATTTTATACCTCACTTATGGCTCACAAAAATCGGCAGCGATTGATTCTTCAATAATTTGGAAGCAGCACTTCTTGAAAAGAATCTGGATACTGCATTGCGCCCGAATGCTCCCATGATGATCAATGGATTTTTTAATCGTTCGGCGATATTTAAGATGGCTTCTTCTGCTTCACCGGTGAAGTTTTCCGTTTCTACATGGCGGTAGTGAATGGATATGTATTCCTGCATCAGGTTCTGGTAATCAAGCACCTCTTCTTTGGTTCTGGTAATAGATAGTATAGTCGCTGGTAATTCCTGCGACAGGTTGGGAAACAACTGGGTAAACTGTTTTATGGCGTACACTGACGGTGCTTTTCCATCGAAGGAAAGCAACAGACTTTCCATAGGATTGAACTGATCAGGAACTGCCATTACCGGACATTCCGCGTCCAGCAGCACATCCTTCAAAAAACTTGCTTCGCCCATTACGTTGGAAAAAAAAGTGCGGTAGCCAATCACAATCAGGTCTGCGAACAGACTTTCCCGCACCAGTTCATTTACCGGTACGCCTTTGTCGAGGTGCACCTGGTAACTGATACCTCTTTGCTTACAGATACTTTCAAATTTTGAAATGCTCTCTGAGAATTTACCGTCATCCTCATGTTCCATTTTTTCAAGCAGTGCAGCATTAAAGGTGAAATAATCTTCCCCAAACAAAGTAGCATACCCAACGTAACTGAGGTCTTCGATAAAAACTCCGACAATCATTGCTCCTTCATTACCGGAGAGATGGAAAGCATATTCAAGAGCACCTTCAGAGAACACTGTGCCGTCAAATGCAACAAGGATTTTTTTCATACAGGAAAATTTAAGAATGACACACTTTACTCAACAACTAACCTTCACACAAAGTAAATTCTTCATGATTAAAAAAACTGTCCGGCTTTGTTAAAACAGTGAGTCCATAAAATTATGGAATTGAGAGAAGTATATTCAAAAATAATCTCTCACCGCAACAGGTTGAATGAACCTAAGCTGAATGACTGATTGGTCGGTTTGCGTTCCTACCTGTTTCATGTTCCATAAAAGCTGAATTGGCTTTTCGCGATAGCTGAAATTGTACAATTACCATTGCCGTTAACAGCAACAATGCAATTAACTGATGAAGCACACCGAAAGTAACGGGAATCTTTCCAAGCGAATTAATAAGTGTAAGAATTCCAAGCAGCACCTGAACTGTTACCAGCAGCGGCAACATCAGCAAAATGTTTTTTAGAAAAGGTGTTGCAACTTGCCTGCGGCATTTCCAGTAAAAGACAAACATGCAAATGGCAATTGTATATCCCAGTGAACGATGCACGACTTGTATCATTCCAATATTGCTTATAAAATTAGATAACCATGGTCGCTGAAGAAATATCCCGTGCGGAATATAGCCGGCTCCGATTTTTGGAAAGGTTGGATAGAAAAGCGCTGCTTTATTACCTGCCATCAATCCGCCGTAAAAAATCTGCAGGAATAAGAGGGTCAGCAGTATTGTTGAAAAATTCTTCATGGAAAGTATAGCGCCCGCATCGTGTTCCGGTTGCAATAATTCAAGTGCTACCCAAAGCAGGTAGCAATATAAAATCAAAGCAAGTATCAGATGCGCGCTGAGGTTGATTGGATTCACCCAGGGCTTGTCGATCAAGCCACTCTGCACCATAATCCATCCAAGCAAACCCTGTAATGCGCCCAGCACAAAAATGAACAGCAGCTTTTTACCTAATTCCCGGTCAATCATTTTTTTCACGATAAAATACAGGAACGGTATAATGAAAGCAAAACCCATTAGCCTGGCCCAGAGACGATGTAGAAATTCCCACCAGAAAATAGATTTAAAACTCTCCACAGTCATATCGCTGTTCATCAGTTTATACTGCGGAAAGTGTTTGTATTGATCAAAAGCCCGTTGCCATTCAGTATTATTCATCGGAGGAATAGCACCCATGATCACATCCCATTGAGTGATGGAAAGGCCCGAACCTGTGAGCCGTGTGATGCCACCGAGCAAGACCTGTATCATGATCATAAATACGCCAGCCAATAGCCAATAGCCAACAAGTTTGTTAGAAGGGGAAGTCATGAGCAGAGAAAAAAATGCGATGGCGAAAATACAACAGAAACCATTGCCTGAAATGATACCATTCAAAAAGAAAATGAATTCGCAATCATCGCTGTAATCTAAAAAGAAAGCCGGTCCTTAACGGAACCGGCTTGTCTGAAGATTTTAAAAAGAGAAAGAAAATTATTTTAATTGTCTGTTTACCAACAAACCATCCTTCTTCATTTGTTCAAACACAAGTGCAGTGTAGGTTGCACTTTCTGTTGCCATATCAACCGGGTTGTAAACTTCTGATTGAACAGAATACAACAAAACATTTGTATTAGCATCAAACAGATTGCCCTCCAGATAATAGGTCTGATCCGTTTCATAATAGCCGGGCGTGGTAACCACCGAGCTTGTATAATTATAATATCCGTAAGGACTTCTGTAATAACCACCATACGCGCCGTATCCACCATAAGCACCACCATAGTAAGTTCCACCGTAGCCATAACCATAACTTGGAGTATAGGTAGTGGTTCCCTGAACATACCGGGTTTCGCTTTTGCTGTTAATTAAGGCAACCGTAAAAATGAGATCGCATCCATTCTCTTTTATTTTTTGAATCAGCAGGCTCGTATCAATTGTAGAGGTATTGGGTGGAAAAATATCAAGACTCTTAAGTGTCCCAATTCCATAAGCTTTTGCTGCATTCGCAAGGTCATTTTCCACAGTGGTCTTTGCTGCAAGACTACCGGAAAGAACCGCAATAAAAACTTTTTTGTAGTTGGGTTTAGCGGCAATTGCTTCTTTGTTAACCCATGAACCGGTAATTTCCTGAGATACGCCGCAAGATGAAATTCCGATTACCCATGTAAGAAGTAAAATGTAGATTATGTTTTTCATGCCCCAAATGTATGCAATTCAGCTATTATTGCGCCTCCACAGTTGAAATAATGTGAAGCTGAAGCATTTTATATATGCCTGTTATTGATTAAAAACGACGTTCTGATTGGTTTTCCTATTCACGCCCAGTTCAATGTTCTCATCCCCGGTTTCATAAGGTAAAAAAGTCAGAATCAGTTGCAGCATTTCATCGGTGGTGCGCATACTGCCGTTTCTTCCTTCCACTTCCTGAGGAGGATCGTGCGGATTGTTTGGATTCGCAGTGGTATTATCCATCACAGCCACCACTTCAATGGTTGATCCTGCGGGAATGTGCAGCATTTTTTCATACGTATAAAAATATTGCCAGCGAAAATCCCAATGGTTAATGCGTATCAGTGGAAGTGTATCACCGTTAGGTTTCAATGCATAAGCAACAAATGATTTGCCCAGCAAATGCATGTGCGGGTTGACAGTAAGCAATGAGATGTCGCTCAGTATTTTTGCCCGGGTAATAAATGTCATCACTGTATCAGGTGGAATTACGAGGAATGGAACAATATCTGATATTCCAAGTGTACCAAGTTGAATTTCCTGCACAGGTCTTTTGGATGGAGTAGCTCCAAAAAAAATATTTACATACGACGTATCCAGCACATCTTCCATTGCAGGTCCGTAATGAATATCGTTCAGGTAAATGATGCCCTTTCTTTTTACAAAAAATCCACCGATACTTTCCGGATATAACATGGTGATGACGCCTGGCAAGTAGTTGGTAGCAGAATGAATGTAATGATCATTGCCGGGATAGCTGCCGTCATCATTCAGCAAATTCATTTTCCTGAAAACTGATTCACGCGTCTCCTCTTTTGTATCAAGCGCATATTCACCCGCGAAAATGTTTTGCTTCTTATCATCATCATAAAAAATAATCCGGCCGTTCACATGGTGTACCAGTTTGCTGCCTGGCACAAATTCAATGGCCCTGATAAAAGTATCACTGGCCAATTCAAACGGAATTTTCATTACCATGAAACGGTCGGTATGATCACCCTTCACGAGGAAAGGTTTTATTTTCAACACCATGTCGGGTTTTCCGATCATTGAGCCTGTCGGAAATTGTGGAGCAGGCGGAATTTTTGAGGAGTCTCCTATTGGCGCCCCCGCATCTACCCATTGATTAATAATGGAAACCTGGTCTGCCGATAATTGATTCTCTCCAAGAAAATGAGTGTAAGAAGGATCTGCAGGCCATGGCGGCATAATACCTTTGTTAATGATTTCGCGGATGGTTTTGCTGCGCTTGGCTACATCTTTATAACTGATAAGTGAAAAAGGAGCCGGTGTTCCTGGTCTGTGACACTTAGTGCATTTATCGTAGATAATTGGAGCAACGTCATTCGAAAATGTTATCGCATTTTTTTGTGAGCATGACAAAAAAGTTACTGCAACCAGAAAGAAAATAACACCCATCATAAACTGGTGTGTAATACAATTAATGCGTGCAAATTTATTTTTCATCTTGTTAAATACTTTGCCAAGATAGCATTACAACAGAAAAGCTGACGCACTTTAATACTGATCACAAACGAACAGGGTTTGTATCCATTCACCAATTGCTTTGCAATTTATTCTATGTAACAACCAATAGCTTTTGTGGAATCAGGTGAAACAGGTTTGTTTTGAAGCAGGGCACTCACGGCATCAGTCAGATAATGAGCAGTAACAATTGGACGCACCTTGCCAATCTCATAACCCCAGTTATCAATCATGCCACGATAAAGTATTGCGCCGTTATTACTTACCAGGAAAGCCTCAGGCGTTATGGTTGCCCGGAGCTTTTTTTGCAGCACAAATTCGGGATCCAGCAGTATTGGGAATTGTAAACGGTTTTTTCCGCTGTACGCAATGATTTCATTTTCCGGATAATTTTTTCCGGCAACTACTCCGATCAGCAGAATGTTTTGTTTCTTAAAAACGCTGTCCAGTTCACGCAATGTTTTTCCATAGGAGTTGCAAAAAGGACATTCAGGCTGAAGAAAAACAATAACCGATGCCTTTTTTGAATGAAGTTCTGAAAAGGGAAAATTTTCATGCTGAACTGAAATAAGTTCAACTGAAAATAAATCTGATGTCGTTTTTTTGTTTGAACAACCGGAAATATAAAATGACAAAAGAAACAATGCGAAAAGCAAAAGTGATTTCATAACACAACAATTCGATTCAAAGGTAATCTGCCAATTGTAAATGAAATTCAAATTGTTTCACAATCTTCAAATTTTTCCTACTGAATAATTGCGTTAGGTTCAGTTAATCTCCATTTTTACCTAACTAAAAATTAACAACTTTGCTCACCCAATAAATTAAATGTCTCTTATCATTTTAACAACTTCAATCAATGCACCGATTCAGCGCTGCTTTGATCTTTCACGGAGTATTGATCTGCATATGCATTCCACTTCCAAAACAAAAGAGAAAGCTATTGCCGGCGTTACTGCAGGATTGATCGGATCGAATGAATCAGTTATCTGGCGTGCCAAACATCTAGGTGTTTACCAGCAACTTACAGTCGCGATTACGGCATTTGACAACCCAAATTCATTTACGGATACCATGGTGAAAGGCATTTTCAAAAGCATGCAACATGAACATCGATTTGAATCAAAGGGAAATACAACCATCATGACTGATCATCTCCATTTTAAAGCGCCACTCGGAATATTGGGAACGCTGGCCGAAAAATTATTTCTCACCGATTATATGAAATGCTTTCTGCTGGAAAGAAATCAAATGATTAAAACAGTGGCTGAATCCGAAACATGGAGAAAATACCTTCCTTCCTGAGAAGAATTTGTAATCATGGAATGACTCACAAACCTGTTACGTACCTTTTTCCAAATCATTTCTAAGGGCATCAATATGCTGCAACATATTACTCAGTCCGCCTGCAAGAAAACATACGATGGCCAGCCAATATCCAAAAACATAATCAATATGCAACAGGTAATTGCTGATGCCACCGGATTGTTTTTCAAGTGAACTGTCGAGCTGTATGCGCATCAACATCAACGAAAGTGCGCCACCAAGTCCAACCGCACTCAGTATCATTTCTTTTTGCAGAAAGAAAAGGAAACTTAATACCAACCCGCTGATTGCAAGTACCCATGCAGCTACCGCGAAATAATTGCGGTTGATGGTCTGATCTTGAATTTCCGTTTCCTCATGACTTTCCGTGCTATTCAATTCATTTGATTGATCGGCATTCTGCTGTATGTTCAACTTAGATCCGGTTACCAATTCGATTCCACTGATAGTCGCCAGATTTTTTTCATTACACTTCACATTCATGAACGGGAGAAAAAAACAAATGATCGCCATCCCAAAACTTGCAGAAGAAATATATTTTGATTGAATCAATGTCGGCTCTTTTTTCAAAAATACCATTTCAGTCTTATTACAGGTGCTTTGCTTTCAAATGAATTGACAATAGTCAACTTTCAGTTTATAGCGCTCAACATCGCATGTAGTGGGTGTACGACAATCTATAAAAATATCTGTTCAGACTTTCTTAACGCTTAACAAAATACAAAGACAGATCGCCAGAGTTTGTTTTTGCTTATTGGACTGAATTCATTACCAAAATGTTTAAAAAAGAGTCGCTCGCAAAGTCGCAAAGGCCGAAAAGGAAATAAGGGTATTTAACTTCGCGGGATTTGCGCCTTTGTGAAAAAAACCAAATGGTGGAAATGTAGTACACCCCATGTAGTCAATCATTTCAAAAATGAATGATCATCTCCTATCTTTGCGCGCCATGAACCAGTTAAAAATTTATAACAGCTTAAGCCGCACGAAAGAAATATTTAATGCAATCAATGCTCCATATGTGGGTATGTATGTTTGTGGACCGACAGTTAGCGGAGAAACACATCTTGGTCATTCACGTCCTTATGTCACTTTTGATATCCTGTTCCGTTACCTGACTTTTTCCGGTTACAAAGTCCGTTATGTACGAAACATCACAGACGCCGGACATTTTGAGGAAGAGGACCGCGAATCGGAAGATAAAGTAGCCAACAAAGCAAAGCTGGAGCGCCTTGAGCCGATGGAACTGGTGCAGAAGTACACCAACATCTATCATGATATGATGGACAAGCTGAATATTTTGCGGCCCAGTATTGAGCCTACGGCCACCGGTCACATCGTAGAACAGATCACCATGATCGAAGACATTATTGAAAAGGGATTTGCTTATGTGGTAAACGGATCGGTCTATTTTGATGTGACCAAATACGCGAAGCAAAATGACTACGGCCGCTTATCAGGAAGAAAAATTGAGGAGATGATTGCAGGCAGCCGTGAGTTGGAAGGTCAGGGTGAAAAACGCAATCCTGCTGATTTTGCGCTCTGGAAAAATGCGCCGCCGGAACACATCATGCGATGGAAAAGTCCATGGGGCGAAGGATTTCCCGGCTGGCACATTGAGTGCTCTGCCATGTCGTCGAAATATTTAGGAACGCCGTTCGATATTCATGGCGGCGGTATGGATCTTTTATTTCCGCATCATGAAAGTGAAATTGCGCAAACGAAAATTTCAACAGGACTTCCCATTGCCAACTACTGGATGCACAATAATATGATCACTATAAAGGGTCAGAAAATGAGCAAATCATTGGGCAATACCATCACTATTTCACAGATGTTTAACGGCGATCATCCATTGCTGGACAAAGCGTATTCACCGATGACACTGCGTTTTTTCATTCTGCAAACACATTACCGTAGCACGCTTGATTTTTCCAACGAAGCATTGCAGGCAGCAGAAAAAGGATTGCAGCGATTGATGAATGCACTCGAAACATTAAATAAACTTTCCTACCGGGAAAACAGCGCTGATTTCAACGCTGATGAAAACACAAGGGTACTCGGATTGATCAATTCCTGCACTGAATTCATGAATGATGATCTGAATACAGCGATGGCGATGGCTTCCTTGTTTGAGCTGAGTGGCAGTATTTTTTCCTGGAAGAATGAACAGCTTTCCATTTCATCCATCAGCAAAGAAACATTTGAATTGCTGGTTACTACTTTCAATAATTTTGTATCAGACATCTTCGGTTTAAAAAGTGAGAAGGCCAATGACGACAGCAAGATGAATGGATTGATGGAGTTGCTGATCTCCCTTCGTAAAGAAGCACGCACTAAAAAAGATTTTGCTACTTCGGATAAGATCCGTGATGATTTGCAAAAGGCAGGGATTCAGTTGAAGGATGGGAAGGAGGGGACGAGTTGGGAAGGGTGAGGTGGAGATGATGTGCCGATGTGCCAATGATTTCAATGTGCCGATGAAAACAATTGGTTGATGTGTTGATGATTTTAAACCTTCCATTTAATAGCACGCTTGTTCAAATCAAAGCCGGAAACAGGATTGCCGGTTTGTTATTAGACTTGCCATTTTAGAATTCAATCAGTTAAGCACCTCATTCAACAACTTTTCATAATGGCCCGTATAAAAGTTGACCTGCACGATATTTACAACAACAGCAAAGCAATTGATAATGCATTGCAAAAAGCATTTGATGACGCGATCGATAAAAAAATCCGGGAAGTGGAAATCATTCCCGGAAAAGGAAGCGGGCAGCTTCGCAAAAAAGTTGAACGGTTTTTACAACAGCCACATATCAAACCAATGTATCACCGTATTGAAAATGACAGTAAAAACTTCGGGCGACTGTTTGTGTATTTTAAGTTTTAGAAGATGCACTTGGTGCTTTAGCAGTTAATCTTTGGCAGGATTCAACCAGAATAACCTCATTTTGTTATCTCGTTCAAACCCTGCCAAAGTTGGTGCCAATAGAGGCTTAATTCAGCGACAGCTTTTATTCAAGTATAACATCCAGAATATCTTCCCTGATACTCGCAGCTTTTTCGGTAATCGGACTGCTGATAATGGTTCCGATGTTTATAGCCACGAAAAAGTAAGTGTCCTTATCAGGAATATATTCTAAAAGGCAACCTGCTCCAATGCCACCGCCGGAATGACCATAAACATCGTGTTCCTTGTATGGATCGTTACTGATACCCAAACCGTAACCATAAGCATATTTTCCAGTGTCATTTTTCACAAAGGTGAGCATCTGATCCATGGATGATTGCGTAAGCAACTGGTCTTCAAATAAAGCTTTCAGGAATTTGACATAATCAATCGGCGAGGCAATGATTCCATCATCACCAATCAAGGATCCCACATTCACCTTTTGCATCTCCGAACAATTTTCAATCACGCTGTTGCTGTAGCGGTCCCAATAAGAATTTACAAGGCCTGGCTGATCAAGGTAATTTGCATCTTCACGATAGTATGAATTAACCAATCCCAACGGTTTGAAAATCTGATCACGCAAGTATTTCGCATGATCACCGGTAAGCTGATCACCAATCAAGGCAAGCAGTAAATAGTTGGTATTGGTGTATTTACGTTTGCTTCCGGGTTCGAATTGCATATCGTCACCTTCAATAAAATCAAGATAGTCCATCGTGGTAAAAACATGCAAAGGATGTTGCAAAAGGTAACTCACATAAGCTGGCTTGTCGTTGTACTCAGGAACACCTGAAGTATGGTTCATCAATTGGCGCACCGTCACTTTTTCAGCACCAGTCACTTTTTTAGTTACTTCTTCAGGCAGATACTTTGTGATTTTTTCATCAAGGTTGATCTTCCCTTCTTCATTCAATTTTAGAATGGCCACAGCGAGATAGGTTTTTGAAACACTCTGCGAATACTGCAAGTGGCAAGGTTGCATGAGCGTTTTGTTTTCCAGTTTAGCGTAACCTGAAGCGCCGGCCCAATAACCTTCCGGCGAGTAAACCACCAAAGCAACGCCTGGTAAACCGTTTGAAGCATACTTGTCTATCAGGCTTTGCAATTGGTTGGCTTTGGAATAATTGACATTGATATCCTCCTCTAAAGTGCAGGCATTTCCCGCTATTTCCCAGGTTTGTTTGCTGCACGATGATGCGAGTAGAGCGATGACAAGAATCGAAAAATATTTCATGTTGGATGATTTTGTTTTTTAGTAATTAAAATGAATGCGTGTACCAATCTGGAAGAGCGAATAAAAGCTAAGTGGTATACCATCGTTGTAGAACAAAGCAGGAATCACCTGGTAACTGATGAAAGGCGACAGGTAAGTTTTGGTGCTGTAATTATTGTAGCCGAAAGAAATTCCCAATGGAACAATCAACTGCGATTTACCAGCTGCAGTAGAAGTGAGCTGACCATTTGAATATTCAAATGCATCAACCGGATGAAAGACTCTTTGCCATCCAATACCGGCTTTTAATTCAGGATAAAAATGATTGAAAATGGCAGGACGATAAACAGTTTGTGTGTAGGTGAAAAATCCGTTGCCTGCATCTTTGTTAAAATAATAGCCTGCCTGAAACTGTTGCGCCCAGTTTTGTTTTCCGTTCAAACTGACTTCGGTGCCCAAAGCAATACCCACATGTGTGAAATTGCTTTTGAGATCATGAAAAGGGAGCGCGAAATTCTGAAACTGTACGCTAACAATAATTGGAAAATTACGGTAGTCTGTTTCCGGTGCATCGGAATCCTGTGCCTGACTAAATGTCGTTTGGAATAACAACACGAGGCAAATGGAAAAAGTAAACTTCATAGCTGAAAAATTTTGTGTGCTGCAAATATGCAATGGTTAATAAGGTGAAAACAAGCTATTAGCCGACAATTCCGGTGAAGTGTAGCAGAATTTCCCTCGAAATGCAGCCATTAAGCGGGTTGAAACCATGTTTTAAAAGCTGGCGCCTTCAAGCGACTCACTGATATAGTATTGGGAAAATTTTCATTCGACCTGATAAGTACATTGATCTTTCCATTCTCGCTACGATCGAAGCCGGTGACAATCTGACGGTGAATGATAGACTGCCGGTTCAGCCGGAAAAAAAATTCAGGTGGTAGCTTTTGTTCCACCATGTCCAGCGATTCGTCGAGGTAGTAATTTTTGGATTGAGTGGTAGAAAGAACGGCATATTCATTTTCAATGGTGAACCCGGCAATTTCTGAAAAGGGTATGGAAATATTTTTCTTACCAAACTTAACCATGAAACCTTCACTCCGGACGAGTTTTTCCTGCAAACGCGCATCTTCCGTATCCTGCCACATAGTATAGTAGTGCAAGCCAATGTAAATACCATTTACAACAAGGAACCAAATGAAAATAATGACAACATCTACGGTAAAAAAGGACACCGGCATCGGATGATCTGTAAAAATCCAATTCACCAGCATTGTTTGCAGAATGATGGCAGTCACTCCCGCAACAGAACTGGTAATTGTTTGAATAACAATCCGCTTTGTGGTATTGCGCTGATAAGGATAAACACGATCGAGATAAATAATGACCGCTCTGCAGCAAAGCCAGCCGACATAACCCTGCTGTGTATCAATTAGAAAAGTAAGTACCAGGAACCAATCTAAACGGATATTGACATAGGTAAGATGATAATTGATGGCCGCAATAATTGGAATAAGTACGATGAACAGCCTTACATCATTATAGCGATATGGACGGGATTTGAACAAGGAAATTTTTTTGTAAAAATATTTATTCCTGAATTGAAAATCAGGTTACAATATACCGCAGCTCAATAGACTGATGTGAGCGTTTTTTTATAAAATAATCAGTTTCCAGTCCATCTATTTCATTAACCATCAAATTGTGGTTCGTATTTTTCTATAGGAAGTTATTCTTCTAAAAAACAAAGCATATGAAAACGTTAGCAATTGCAGTTCTCGCCATAGGCATTTTGATGACCGCTTTTACGGGCTTCACGCTTATCACTAAGAAAAAAGTAGTGGACATTGGTGCTCTTGAAATTAAAAAGGAAGAACGGACGCCCATTTATTGGTCGCCCGTAACCGGTGTTATTCTAATTGTTGCCGGTGCAGGTCTATTACTTTTTAGCAGGGAAAAAAAATAGTCTGTTAGTTAAATTTTTTTCTGACCATTCATTTTACAAACCCTGACTTCATCATTTACCTAACCTTATAAAAATAGCGACCATGAAAAATCAAACTGTAAAACCAACTTCAGTAAAAACTAATGAATCGAAATCAACAAAATCAAATGAAAAGACAGGGGGTGAAGATTCTCCTGCTTATCCCCCATATCCGGCTTCAGAAGATATTATGAATCCGGCAAATGATATGGAAAAAACCGACCTAAATGAGGAAAATTTTTCCCCTGAAACGGTTGCCTTAAACCTTGAAAAAAATAAAAATAATGCTTCAGCAAATCAACCCGCGACAACAAATGAGGAGGAGGAGGAAACGGAAGATAACGAAGGCAAAAGTGAAGCAGATCTTACAGAGGCAGATTTTTTAGCGCTTGGAAGTGATGAAATAAACACTTCGGATGAAGATGATTTGCTTTTACAAAAACGAACAGCGCCTGTTGACATGGCCGGTTCAGATCTCGATGTTCCGGGCAGTGAACTGGACGATGACGATGAGATGGTTGGTTCTGAAGACGAAGAGAACAATACCTATAGCATTGGAGGCGACCGTCATGATGATCTGGAAGAAAATTCAGATGATATTGAAGAGCAACTTTAATTTTTTAACCATCACAAAACAT
The genomic region above belongs to Chitinophagaceae bacterium and contains:
- a CDS encoding beta-lactamase family protein; translated protein: MKYFSILVIALLASSCSKQTWEIAGNACTLEEDINVNYSKANQLQSLIDKYASNGLPGVALVVYSPEGYWAGASGYAKLENKTLMQPCHLQYSQSVSKTYLAVAILKLNEEGKINLDEKITKYLPEEVTKKVTGAEKVTVRQLMNHTSGVPEYNDKPAYVSYLLQHPLHVFTTMDYLDFIEGDDMQFEPGSKRKYTNTNYLLLALIGDQLTGDHAKYLRDQIFKPLGLVNSYYREDANYLDQPGLVNSYWDRYSNSVIENCSEMQKVNVGSLIGDDGIIASPIDYVKFLKALFEDQLLTQSSMDQMLTFVKNDTGKYAYGYGLGISNDPYKEHDVYGHSGGGIGAGCLLEYIPDKDTYFFVAINIGTIISSPITEKAASIREDILDVILE
- a CDS encoding LytTR family transcriptional regulator DNA-binding domain-containing protein, translated to MFKSRPYRYNDVRLFIVLIPIIAAINYHLTYVNIRLDWFLVLTFLIDTQQGYVGWLCCRAVIIYLDRVYPYQRNTTKRIVIQTITSSVAGVTAIILQTMLVNWIFTDHPMPVSFFTVDVVIIFIWFLVVNGIYIGLHYYTMWQDTEDARLQEKLVRSEGFMVKFGKKNISIPFSEIAGFTIENEYAVLSTTQSKNYYLDESLDMVEQKLPPEFFFRLNRQSIIHRQIVTGFDRSENGKINVLIRSNENFPNTISVSRLKAPAFKTWFQPA